The Alphaproteobacteria bacterium genome contains the following window.
AAGTGATTATTTATTGCTTGATCTAAGGTATTCATTTTTATCATTGTACAGCTCCTTTTTTTGTATCTTGTCTGTACTATGTTTTCTTATAAAAAATCAATACCTTAGATCAAATTAAAAAAGTGTCGTGTACTATGATTACAGATATAAAACGACCTTGATGTTTTTTAAAATCTAATTTTTTCATCAAAACGACCATTGAAGTCTTTACCTCTGTTAAAATACTCACAAGATAATAATGAATTATTAACATTTGTTCAAGAATATTTTAAATCTTTTCAAAAGACGTTTTGCTGCCCTCTATTGAATATAAACCCGTCCTGATTTAGACATCCCTACAAAACAACCATTACCAGCTTCATATTCTAATAGTTTTTCACCCGTACGTGCATCATATTGAGCAAATCTTCCCATACCTTCTTCAAGACCATGGATAACACGACCACTCAAATCAGGCAGAATATGATCCACAGTAAACCTACTTGACTGACTTTTAGTATTTTCGCACCAAATAATGCGTTGTTTAGAAGGCAGATCCAAAGATGCTGAAAGGGCCATAAGCTGTCCATTTTCTGTCAGGAAAAATAATTCAGTGCCTTTTGCAGATAATTTCAAAGATTTTTGACTGATAGAAGAAGGTAAATCAAAAACCCACTCTTCCTTATTTTCAACCATATTATAGCGGACCAATTGCGTATGTTTTTTATCTATTTCACGCTCGAAATAGAGGGTATTTTCTTGAGCCACCCAATTACCTCCACGAAGATGCGTATCTAAAATAGTTTCTATTCCTTGAGGACCTATAAAAGATAATTGATCTGATGCAAAGGCTGTTGCACAAAAATAATTTCCAGCTAACCCAAATATAGATTTTCCTTTTTTAGGTGAAATTTTTTGACGAAAAATTTCTGATGTTTCAGGCATTTTTACACCTGTAAGAATTTCCTCTTTCTCTGCATTTTTTTGTACAACATACAAAATATCTGCTGGATTTGAAGCGATAAAAATAATAGGGTTTTTGTCTGCAAATTCAAAATCTCTAACAACAGAACCATTTGTCTTATTAAGCAACAAAACCTTATTATGATAAGCCAAATAAATAACATCTTTGCCAACAGAATATAAAAGATGATATTTTTTATTTGTTTCACACATAACATCAAAAGCATAAGACCAAACAGCATATCCTGAGTCTGTATCACAAGCGTAAAAAACATGTGATTCGCAGAAATCCCTGCTTTTCATTTCCTCATCTGCAAATCCAAAAATCAGTCCTGAATCTGTATCAATCTTGGGAGAATCGAATGTTTTATCGATCTTAAAATGAGCAGGACGCTTTTCTTTTTGAAAAAACCGATGATAATTGACGTTATACAAATCTGTCAAATGCAAAGGAACATTAGTGATGTCGTCATAAATTTCACGCATATGAATAAGTGCTCTTTTTGCGGCATATTTATCAAATATAGTTGTTTCAGGATTCAATATAATAAATATGTTTTTGAAATATTCACGAAATACATCATTATTTATTTTTTCATCAGCACGCATATTAAGCGCAAGAATGTCTTCAGAATTTTTAAGGCGCGTAATAAGGTCATTAAAAGATTCAATACGCAATTTTAAAGGTTTCGATTCATCCCAAATCATTAAATCATTAAATTTTTGAAAAAGATCTGCATCAAAAAACTTATTGAAACCTGTTGTTTTACTATCTTCTATAAAGGCATGAATTTTATCTAGACTCACCGTTTGATTATTTAACGCAATCTGAATTGCCTGATTATTGAAATTTTTCCACACTAAATTTCTCTTATTCAAAGGAATATTCCAATAATCTTGTATTTGCTGACATACGATATCTTGATATATTTTTTCGTTTGTTTTTTCAAATTGATTTATTAAAAATAGCCATAATTTTTGTAAAAAATATGAAGCTTCAGCTTCTTTAAATATTGTATAAATCTGGCTATAATAAGGATCTTTTTTTTCTAAATAAGAAGAATATTTATTTAATAAATCAGCAAAAACTTCCTTAACCCAAAATTTATCTACATTGTTATTTATTTGATGTTCCAAATAAAAAAGAATATCATTGTAAGCTTTTTTTTGGATTTCTATATCAGGATAATCTAAAAGCAAACATATTTTTTCTCCTAAATTTGAATGCAATTGTAAAATGGATCGACTATTTTCTAAAATAAAAAGAAGATCTTTCTTATCAACAAATTGATTATTATCTAAAATAAAGTTTAAAGATCGTTCGAAATGATAATTTACAGGAAATCCATTCGGTTTCCTTGCTTCTGAATATTGATTAAGAGAGATCACAATTTCATTCAAAATCTCTTGCCATCCTAATATTGTGCCCTCAAATACATTCTTAGATTCTGGTTTTTGAAAATAAATATTTATCAGATCATTTAATCTTTTCTTTATTATTGTCTGTGCTATTTCAAAAAAAGAGGAAAAATTCAAATTTTTTTGAAGCGCTAAAACATCTAAAGAATCTTCTGTTATAAAGCGTGTTAAATTTTTTGATAGAAAATTTAAAAATTTCTGCGCTTCTTTCTCATCAATCACATAATATCGTGCAATAGCATCCAATAATGCATTTATGTTTTTATCATCATTATTTTTTGCTTCGTATTGATAGTATAAGTTCCAAAGAATTTTCTTAAAATTTTCTTTTTTTGATTTATTAATTTCTTCATCTATAGGCGCCTTTTCTAAAAGAAGAGCACAAAGCTCCAACTCACTTTGCGGCGCTGAACCACCATAAAAATTACTCATTTTAGTATAAATAGTTCTATAAAAACTTAAATTATTTAAGTCCTGTGCGGCTTCAAATAATAACTTAATGCGATCTTCACGCTTTGGATCATTTTTTGAACATAAATAAAATAAATGAAATAATCCTTCTTCAGGCAATGGATATTTACTAGGAAATTCTCTGCGAAAACAAGGCCCATCCGCTTCAATCGCTGTCAATACCTGTTGGTAGATTGGGTGCTGGTTAATAATATCATCTACTTCGTTTTTTTGTTTTTGTTCTTCAGCTCTGTTCCTTTCTTCGTATTGGCCCAAGATCTGATCAGTGCGCAACAATGCATCTTGAATAGAACTATCTATATCAGTTTTTTGAAGTTTGGGATTATTGTACGGAAACATCGCCCAGGAATCTTTGGGTATCACAACTAGACTGCTCCAAAAAAAAGCAATAAAAAGAAGTTTAGAGAATAAGAATCCTGATTTCATTATATTAAAAGCCTTATGTAAATATGTTTGTTTTTTTACTTTATTCTATATACACTTAAATATAGATTATATCAAATCTTTTCAAATAGCGTCTTGATATCATCCGCTGATAATTTATGGGCTGCTTGGCCATCTTCATCAAACAATGCACTTGCAAGCGCTCGTTTGTGATTTTGCATATGAAGAATTTTTTCTTCGACCGTATCCGATACAATAAATTTATACACAAAAACAGCTTTTTGTTGACCAATCCGATGCGCTCGATCCGTTGCTTGGCTTTCAACAGCTGGATTCCACCATGGATCATAATGAATGACTGTGTCTGCAGCTGTTAGATTAAGACCCACACCGCCAGCTTTAAGACTTATTAAAAAGAGCGGCACTTTACCCGCTTGAAATTCTTCAACAGGTTTTTTGCGATCTAACGTTGATCCTGTCAGCGTAACATACGGAATATTTTCTTTATGAAGCGCCTCTTTAATTAAATCAAGCATAGACGTGAATTGACTAAAAAGAAGTATTTTGCGACCCTCTTCAATCATTTCAGGCAACATTTCCATTAAAAGTTCTAATTTTGCCGAATGTTTTACTTTCTGCGCATGTTCAAGTTTTAATAAACGGGGATCGCAACACACTTGGCGTAATTTAAGCAAGGCATCTAAAATCGTGATATGACTTCTCGCCAATCCTTTTTGCGCAATTTCTGCTTGAACTTTTTGATCCATGGCAACGCGAATAGTTTCATAAAGATCGCGCTGATCTTTTTCAAGAACACAACGTTGAATAATTTCTGTCTTGGCTGGTAATTCGTGTATCACTTTTTCTTTTGTACGCCTTAACAAGAATGGCTTAATACGCCTTATTAAAAGTTTTCGACGATTTTCATCCTTATCGCGTTCAATAGGATTACGGTATTGATCTTTAAATTGCTTTTCATTCCCTAAAAATCCTGGGCTTAAAAAATGATAGATGGACCATAATTCGCCCAAATGATTCTCAAGCGGTGTACCTGTTAAACAAAAACGATGTTCAGCTTTCAATTGATACACAATTTGTGTTGTTTGCGTTTTATTATTTTTTATACGATGCGCTTCATCCAAAATAATAGAATGAAAATAATGGGACAATAATTTTTCTTTATCACGACTTAATAAGGAATAGGTTGTAAAAACAATGTCACTTACTGAAATTTTATCATAATGATTTTTACGCGTTGCACCATGAAGTACTAATATTTTTAAATCAGGTGTAAAACGTTGTGCTTCTGCTTCCCAATTCACCATTAAGCTGGTGGGTGCAATCACTAAAGCTGGTTTTGTTAAACGACCTTCTTTTTTTTCAATCGATAAATGGGCGAGCGTTTGAACCGTTTTACCCAGGCCCATATCATCAGCCAAAATACCGGATAATTGATGCGCGCGTAAAAATTGCAACCAATCAACACCCTCTTTTTGATAGGGCCTTAAAGATGCTTTAAAACTATCGGGTAAAATTGAGGCATTAATGCCCGTAAAACTGCGTAATTTTTTACCCAGTTCAGCAATTTTTTTATCACCAAACCAACGTAAATCCAAGGCATGTTGCGCATCGTCAATTTCAGCAAGATAGGGCGCTTCATAATAAGATAATTTCAGGCGTCCTTTTTTATCCAAGCTATGCGTATCGTATAAATCTTTTAAAAACAAAAAGATGTGCTTAACGGCATCCCATTTAAAGTTAAAATATTTATTTTTTTCTTTTGAACGGATAATGATGCTATCATTTTGATCATATTCTTCAAATTGCTCAAAAATTAATGGATTATCTTTTAAAGCTGCAACAATAATAGGCATTAAATTAAATTTTTGCCCGTCAACATCGACGCCCAACTCAACATCAAACCAATGATTACCATCCGCTTTTTCAATAT
Protein-coding sequences here:
- a CDS encoding DEAD/DEAH box helicase, which encodes MSSLYTPQTIKSEVGVSTYERGNLYYKQNRVKSIKFQNDILKAVVQGARKYNVTIYFDEDNALIANCSCPVGFNCKHAVAAFLQADYEGLFKMDVLQEKLIEEKLPYQIQDWLNALEKEQEPSKIEEESFWINYIIKKSYGSSIEFAFTKQRILKNGKISADQKVSPRNLDKVIYDKSIKKDDIEIMKDLYPYVNSLSYSSNTLDSNLVEKILKTGRCYYSNYSFESNILMKLANPRFGKFEWVLNDDGSQKLKLSLDKEYNDLYEFDKYWFVDHQNAEMGIINFQEPHHLISKLLHAPKIPVENVNALRSKMQHLTNTTLKIEAPKEILVEKLTPIDPIPCFELTTKKARNSFNQIIEFMCGQLKFYYNGQLIDYNDGNNELKFIENNKMFLMSRNLLFEENVKNILLSIHLKEFKDIKQIARLPDNTHHLFTFEGANSQGYWFEFQKKAIPDLKKLGWKVTIDKDFPFQSIIHDNQFYSNIEKADGNHWFDVELGVDVDGQKFNLMPIIVAALKDNPLIFEQFEEYDQNDSIIIRSKEKNKYFNFKWDAVKHIFLFLKDLYDTHSLDKKGRLKLSYYEAPYLAEIDDAQHALDLRWFGDKKIAELGKKLRSFTGINASILPDSFKASLRPYQKEGVDWLQFLRAHQLSGILADDMGLGKTVQTLAHLSIEKKEGRLTKPALVIAPTSLMVNWEAEAQRFTPDLKILVLHGATRKNHYDKISVSDIVFTTYSLLSRDKEKLLSHYFHSIILDEAHRIKNNKTQTTQIVYQLKAEHRFCLTGTPLENHLGELWSIYHFLSPGFLGNEKQFKDQYRNPIERDKDENRRKLLIRRIKPFLLRRTKEKVIHELPAKTEIIQRCVLEKDQRDLYETIRVAMDQKVQAEIAQKGLARSHITILDALLKLRQVCCDPRLLKLEHAQKVKHSAKLELLMEMLPEMIEEGRKILLFSQFTSMLDLIKEALHKENIPYVTLTGSTLDRKKPVEEFQAGKVPLFLISLKAGGVGLNLTAADTVIHYDPWWNPAVESQATDRAHRIGQQKAVFVYKFIVSDTVEEKILHMQNHKRALASALFDEDGQAAHKLSADDIKTLFEKI